In Archangium violaceum, the following are encoded in one genomic region:
- a CDS encoding serine hydrolase domain-containing protein has product MAASLMLACVPRSEHPVQSAVPVAAPGDWLERWLAAFNDARASTYPDFVKAHIPTLVPYLDDDLGLREATGGFTLLRREQTAPGQVTAWVRDRNWERVSKVVLSIGDGRIDDLSFLGAPPPDDFAIRRLGEHEALTQLRQKLRVEAAANRFSGAVLVAKDGVVLLREAYGSRDVEKGLAATPATRFCIGSMGKMFTAVAVLQFVQNGRLRLTDTVASLLPAHPDTALARQVTVQHLLTHTGGTGDFFGADYDAHAAELHTPSDFIRLFGTREAAFPPGLRWGYSNFGFILLGAIVEQVSGLAWNVYLERNVFRTAGMSSTSPLASAGNTALPYTGAARTGLKPLPFYVGLPAGGGYSTIDDLHRFGTALREARLLDARHLAMLTTANVQAGNAQWSLGLRVAVRNGEAWYGHGGSAPGVNADFAIYPQSGYEVIVLANRGHPHAFNVADFIGTRLPRVNR; this is encoded by the coding sequence ATGGCCGCCTCGCTGATGCTCGCCTGCGTTCCGCGGTCCGAGCATCCGGTGCAATCGGCCGTACCGGTTGCCGCGCCCGGAGACTGGCTGGAGAGGTGGCTCGCCGCGTTCAACGATGCGCGTGCGTCGACCTATCCGGACTTCGTGAAGGCGCACATTCCCACCCTGGTCCCGTATCTGGACGACGACCTCGGGCTCCGCGAGGCGACGGGTGGCTTCACCCTGTTGCGTCGAGAGCAGACAGCGCCGGGGCAGGTCACAGCCTGGGTCCGAGATCGCAACTGGGAGCGCGTCTCCAAGGTCGTGCTTTCCATCGGCGATGGACGCATCGACGATCTCTCCTTCCTCGGTGCGCCTCCGCCCGACGACTTCGCCATTCGGCGGCTCGGCGAGCACGAAGCGTTGACCCAGCTTCGTCAGAAGCTGCGAGTGGAGGCGGCTGCCAATCGCTTCTCCGGTGCGGTGCTGGTCGCGAAAGATGGGGTCGTTCTGCTTCGGGAGGCTTACGGCTCGCGGGATGTCGAGAAAGGACTCGCCGCGACGCCTGCCACACGCTTCTGCATCGGCTCGATGGGCAAGATGTTCACGGCCGTTGCCGTCCTGCAGTTCGTACAGAACGGCCGACTTCGCCTGACCGACACGGTTGCGTCGCTCCTGCCCGCCCATCCAGACACGGCGCTCGCGCGGCAGGTGACGGTGCAGCACCTCCTGACGCACACCGGCGGCACGGGGGATTTCTTCGGTGCCGATTACGACGCGCATGCCGCGGAGCTCCATACTCCGTCCGACTTCATCCGGCTGTTCGGGACACGGGAGGCCGCATTTCCACCCGGCTTGCGCTGGGGCTACAGCAACTTCGGCTTCATCCTGCTCGGCGCGATCGTCGAGCAGGTGTCGGGTCTGGCATGGAATGTCTATCTGGAGCGGAATGTCTTCCGCACCGCGGGCATGTCGTCGACCTCACCCCTGGCGTCCGCCGGTAACACGGCGTTGCCCTATACCGGCGCCGCGCGGACGGGGCTCAAGCCGCTGCCTTTCTACGTCGGTCTGCCCGCCGGTGGTGGCTACTCGACGATTGACGATCTGCATCGCTTCGGCACCGCGTTGAGGGAAGCCCGGCTGCTCGACGCCAGGCACCTCGCCATGCTCACGACCGCCAACGTCCAGGCAGGGAATGCGCAGTGGTCGCTCGGCCTGCGCGTGGCGGTTCGCAACGGTGAAGCATGGTACGGCCACGGAGGCAGCGCACCGGGCGTGAACGCCGACTTCGCCATCTATCCCCAATCGGGGTACGAGGTGATCGTGCTGGCCAATCGCGGGCATCCGCACGCCTTCAATGTCGCGGACTTCATCGGCACCCGGCTGCCGCGCGTGAATCGTTAG
- a CDS encoding FG-GAP-like repeat-containing protein, translating to MRYLKSALSYLTIPILSALLLAGCANTDPSEADSHEGDETVGESHDALTAEQCNYFDVNGQVQLCHKTSSTIHPYTIVRVSEQACINAHSAHNGDYVTSLDPTSPLYDPTCSGQGCLPVNAPCDATVPCCDGLTCQSGTCVDVNECAAGTDNCNENATCTNTVGSFTCACNAGYEGDGVTCTNIDECATSPCLNGGTCTDGINSYTCACAPGFTGTNCETNIDECATSPCLNGGTCTDGINSYTCACAPGFTGTNCETNINECAASPCLNGGTCTDGINSYTCACAPTYEGTNCQACSGTLGDCNGNSSDGCEVNLQSDADSCGACGIACATGQICSSGTCQAAPTGQVPGTPVSSPANHNPLAPAVADVNGDGKLDILVANAESGSILTPSGSLSVFLGNGDASVQSEVNYGSASLSSNAVVAVDVDGDGWLDAVTVNGQTNLLLTNGNISVYKNLGPSAPGTFGAPTSFTTGTPGSVHLCTGDFDHDGVADIATTSVTLSQVSVIFGTGAGSFGAPTLIGIPNTGGVQSTIACRDLNSDGFSDLVVTSPASARLSILINQGNGSFAAPVSYTNAVSGQTAGIAFGDANGDSTLDILSNGAAGRYLFFFKGNGNGTFASGVQSAAAATTATNSALGVVADDFNGDGKLDAYILVTTASGGVRPMTGNGNGGFTSGTVVTTGASPGLNAIATADMDADGYADLILTNRGSGTVTVVPNGL from the coding sequence ATGCGTTACCTTAAAAGCGCTCTCTCCTACCTTACGATCCCGATTCTCTCCGCCCTGCTCCTCGCAGGCTGCGCCAACACTGACCCCTCCGAGGCCGACAGCCACGAAGGCGACGAGACCGTGGGCGAGAGCCATGACGCGCTCACCGCCGAGCAGTGCAACTACTTCGATGTCAACGGTCAGGTCCAGCTCTGCCACAAGACCAGCTCGACGATTCATCCCTACACGATCGTCCGTGTTAGCGAGCAGGCGTGTATCAACGCGCACAGCGCTCACAACGGCGACTACGTCACCAGCCTCGACCCGACCTCGCCGCTCTACGACCCGACGTGCAGCGGCCAGGGCTGCCTGCCCGTGAACGCGCCGTGCGACGCCACGGTCCCCTGCTGCGACGGCCTCACGTGCCAGAGCGGCACCTGCGTCGACGTCAACGAGTGCGCCGCCGGTACCGACAACTGCAACGAAAACGCCACCTGCACCAACACCGTGGGCTCCTTCACCTGCGCCTGCAACGCGGGGTACGAGGGCGACGGCGTGACCTGCACCAACATCGACGAGTGCGCCACAAGCCCCTGCCTGAACGGTGGCACCTGCACCGACGGCATCAATAGCTACACGTGCGCGTGCGCTCCCGGCTTCACCGGCACCAACTGCGAGACCAACATCGACGAGTGCGCCACAAGCCCCTGCCTGAACGGCGGCACCTGCACCGACGGCATCAATAGCTACACCTGCGCGTGCGCTCCCGGCTTCACCGGCACCAACTGCGAGACCAACATCAACGAGTGCGCCGCAAGCCCCTGCCTGAACGGCGGCACCTGCACCGACGGCATCAATAGCTACACCTGCGCGTGCGCTCCCACCTACGAGGGGACCAACTGCCAGGCTTGCTCCGGCACCCTCGGGGACTGCAACGGGAACTCGTCCGACGGCTGCGAGGTGAACCTCCAGAGCGACGCCGATAGCTGCGGCGCCTGCGGCATCGCGTGCGCGACGGGTCAGATCTGCTCGAGCGGCACCTGCCAGGCCGCGCCCACCGGCCAGGTCCCCGGCACGCCGGTCAGCTCCCCCGCGAACCACAACCCGCTGGCCCCGGCGGTCGCCGATGTGAATGGCGACGGCAAGCTCGACATCCTGGTGGCCAACGCCGAATCCGGGTCGATCCTGACCCCCTCCGGCTCGCTCTCCGTTTTCCTGGGGAACGGCGACGCCAGCGTCCAGTCGGAGGTCAACTACGGGAGCGCCTCGCTCTCCAGCAACGCGGTCGTGGCCGTGGACGTGGACGGCGACGGGTGGCTCGACGCCGTCACCGTCAACGGCCAGACCAACCTGCTCCTCACCAACGGAAACATCAGCGTCTACAAGAACCTGGGCCCGAGCGCGCCCGGGACCTTCGGCGCGCCGACGAGCTTCACCACCGGCACCCCGGGCTCCGTCCACCTCTGCACCGGGGACTTCGATCACGACGGGGTGGCTGACATCGCCACGACAAGCGTGACCCTGAGCCAGGTGAGCGTGATCTTCGGCACCGGCGCGGGCAGCTTCGGCGCGCCCACGCTCATCGGCATCCCGAACACCGGCGGCGTGCAGTCGACGATCGCCTGCCGTGACCTGAACAGCGATGGCTTCTCCGATCTCGTAGTGACGAGCCCCGCCAGCGCACGCCTGTCGATCCTCATCAACCAGGGCAACGGCTCGTTCGCCGCACCAGTCTCCTACACCAACGCCGTCAGCGGCCAGACGGCGGGCATCGCCTTCGGCGACGCCAACGGCGACAGCACGCTCGACATCCTCTCGAACGGCGCGGCCGGCCGGTACCTCTTCTTCTTCAAAGGGAACGGCAACGGCACCTTCGCGAGCGGCGTTCAGTCCGCCGCTGCGGCCACTACGGCCACCAACTCGGCGCTGGGCGTCGTGGCCGATGACTTCAACGGCGATGGCAAGCTCGACGCCTACATCCTCGTTACAACGGCCTCGGGCGGCGTCCGCCCGATGACCGGCAACGGCAACGGAGGCTTCACCTCGGGCACCGTCGTCACGACCGGCGCCTCGCCTGGCCTCAACGCCATCGCCACCGCGGACATGGACGCGGACGGGTACGCCGATCTCATCCTGACCAACAGGGGATCCGGCACCGTGACCGTGGTCCCCAACGGACTCTGA